The genomic interval TACTCTATCAAGAACAAACTTAATAAGTTGTTGTAATTATAAGCTTAAAAGTGTTGTTTCAAttctttatattatattatagataaaatgcaattttagaaagattttttttataagattttgctcaaaaaattaaaaaattaaaaagtaattttatttttacaactaacatttaacaatagaattatacataaatttattttttgtctctagttaaattttatcattaatataGTCAATGTAACGGTAATTGCTGTTGTAATGTTGTTGCAAATCCAcaatttaaaatgataattataaGACACAAATTTAGTAATACCCTAAGCTTTTGAAGCACAATTGGATACTTGGCAAGAAGGTATATAGCCCATGTAGATGCAAGTGAAGTAGACATATATCCAGCAGCCACTAGAGAGACAATATTGTCTACAACTTCTTTGTCACTCAATTtgtcaccttcatcatcttcaatttGAATCAACCCATCCATTAGATCAATTGTTTCAACCTTATTGTCATTCTTTCTTTTATCTAATTCCATCGAGAAAAAGTCCTCGAGTTTCCTTCTACActgaaattttaaatgcacatgTTAATTATAAGAATAATTACCCCTccctaaattaatattatctctttaatttgattcttaaactatataattaaatagaataaatagttcgtaaaacttttttaaaattttcaaattagccattgaatatattattttatcatatatttttaaaataataaagagactAAATTGATAGATTAATAATAGTCTAAAAACGACTTTAGTTCACGAAtcaaattagagaaaaaaatgataatttaaaaaataatttgatagattattttaattataaagtacAATATACTgcttttgattttatataaataaataaaaattgtatcaaCAAAAAtcgataaattttatttaaattttagaaaaatatatcaattttggTGATTAGAGTGGATATAGTTAACATGAACCTGAAGAGCATGGTGGTATGCAAAACCAGGAATGTTGATTGGATAGGCTCTCACTCCTAAAAGCAAGCCTTGATAGAGTTTATCCAAGGAATGTAGAAGAGGTCCTGGCTTCTTGCCCATGAATAATTTCCCAATGTTTTCAAATGTCAACtgcatttaatatttaataatgattttaaacTCTCTAAGTTCTAAATCAGAAACTAcacattaatatatatagagCCGGTTTGTTaccttaaaaataataaataattttgacttttaataatttaaatttttttattgatattaaaaaaaaacacattctattttatatttttttaccgtattgaaaatttctttttatatacaattatttatcaaaaatgatatatatgatACACTACTAAAAATAATCTACCTCTTATttcgtttaaaaaaataatctttaattcaaatcaatttttagatattatttaaatttttcatttttttttaaattgcaaCAAGTAGGTGATCAACGGCTAAAAGTAATTATGTTAGAAAAAATGGTATCATAATTGCACTGTTtgaataaaatcaaaatgaaaagtTGTGGAAGACTATGCTACTTAtacatacttttttatttacatgaaaatatatattacccTGATCTTAAATGCTAATAAAAATTAGTCGATAAAAtttgttgatatatttaatttaaaattaagtaattttattaattcatttttatttatatttgagatcaaatgaaatatattaagatctataataatatattaagttGTAAATAAATACCTTTTGGGTTTCAAACTTGGCATTGATTTTACCCATTTGAGCCCAAGATTGAAGAGCATGAAGCATGCGAGGTTGGACAAGAGCAGCAATGCGGTTTAGGGCATCGGGCCGATTGATGGTATTGCTGACAAAGTTGCGGACCCGTAAATGGGCTTTTCCATGGACAGACACTAATGAAGTTCGGCCCATAAGTTCAACAGTGGGCCAAACTGCTTTGAACTTGTCCTCTGAAAAGAACACATATTTGTGAGCAGCTGGAGTGTATACTATAATTGATGGTACCCCAAAGAGGTGTGTTCTGAACATGCCTACTCCATCACCATATCTGTTTCATTTTTTATCAACAATTGAGTGATCATGAtgccaatatatatatataaaataaaatttgatgctTTGTTCAAATTTCGTGTTATGAATTATAGACACAATTACTCGTATGATCATTTGACTTAATTACAAATaacactttaattatttatcttttttttctttctaatttgatcatttatttaattttaatacaaaaatataaataataaaaatatgattttatttgaaaatttgagttataaatttgatggaatttgcattatattgaagatgataattaatt from Cicer arietinum cultivar CDC Frontier isolate Library 1 chromosome 5, Cicar.CDCFrontier_v2.0, whole genome shotgun sequence carries:
- the LOC101500114 gene encoding ent-kaurenoic acid oxidase 2-like; the encoded protein is MDAIYVAWLSLVVGFVLWWWNEYWYVIPLMFKCLNSSTKLPPGHMGFPFIGEMINFLWYFKILRRPDEFINAKRRKYGDGVGMFRTHLFGVPSIIVYTPAAHKYVFFSEDKFKAVWPTVELMGRTSLVSVHGKAHLRVRNFVSNTINRPDALNRIAALVQPRMLHALQSWAQMGKINAKFETQKLTFENIGKLFMGKKPGPLLHSLDKLYQGLLLGVRAYPINIPGFAYHHALQCRRKLEDFFSMELDKRKNDNKVETIDLMDGLIQIEDDEGDKLSDKEVVDNIVSLVAAGYMSTSLASTWAIYLLAKYPIVLQKLREENMAFKKESTEDFLTPKDVSNLKYTNKVVEEVIRMANIAACAFRKVDTEVDYKGTLLHFDKVCFEN